One genomic region from Uloborus diversus isolate 005 chromosome 2, Udiv.v.3.1, whole genome shotgun sequence encodes:
- the LOC129217384 gene encoding annexin A7-like isoform X1, protein MAAVYGRGTITPAENFNAERAAAKLRKAMKGIGTDERAIIDVLVTHSNSQRQEIKRKYKSLYGRDLIEDIKAELGGNFEDLCVALLTPQIVFLSECLYEAVKGIGTDEKSIIEILCTYHNREIEEIRTCFKQRYNKDLEDWVYEDTSGHFRKLLISLLTAEREETNEIDFDLAELDAQRLFDSGVGQIGVDREVFTNILCSRSPSQLQATLEAYERIGGHSLSSAIRSEFAGDSEDALLSIVYCIKNKNKYFARQLKECLKGLGTDDTALVRILVSRSEIDLEDIKEAYIKLFKKDLAEDVAEDTSGDYRKALLRILQP, encoded by the exons GGAACTATAACAccagctgaaaatttcaatgcgGAACGAGCTGCTGCCAAACTTCGGAAAGCAATGAAAGGTATAG GGACAGATGAAAGAGCTATCATCGATGTACTAGTTACACATTCAAATTCTCAGAGGCAAGAAATCAAGCGAAAATACAAAAGTTTATATGGAAGG gACCTCATAGAAGATATAAAAGCAGAGCTCGGAGGAAATTTCGAAGATCTTTGTGTAGCATTGCTGACACCCCAGATTGTGTTTCTATCAGAGTGTTTGTACGAAGCTGTGAAG gGAATTGGTACTGATGAAAAGTCAATCATTGAAATTCTCTGCACATATCACAATAGG gaaATCGAAGAAATAAGAACATGCTTCAAACaaa ggtACAACAAAGATCTGGAAGATTGGGTATATGAGGACACCAGTGGACATTTTCGAAAGCTTCTTATATCTTTATTGACAGCCGAGAGGGAGGAAACCAACGAAATCGATTTTGACTTAGCAGAACTAGATGCACAAAGGTTGTTTGAT AGTGGTGTAGGTCAGATTGGTGTCGACAGAGAAGTATTCACCAATATCCTATGCTCCAGAAGTCCGTCTCAACTGCAAGCTACACTTGAAGCTTACGAGCGGATTGGTGGCCACTCATTAAGCTCGGCTATAAGGTCAGAATTTGCAGGAGATTCAGAAGACGCATTACTGTCAATAG TGTATTGCATCAAGaataagaataaatattttgcaaggcAACTGAAGGAATGCTTGAAAGGCCTTGGAACGGACGATACAGCATTAGTTCGAATATTAGTTTCAAGATCAGAG ATTGATCTGGAAGATATCAAAGAAGCATACATTAAGTTGTTCAAAAAAGACTTGGCCGAAGATGTGGCAGAAGACACAAGCGGAGATTACCGAAAAGCCTTACTTCGTATACTCCAACCTTAA
- the LOC129217384 gene encoding annexin A7-like isoform X2: MAAVYGRGTITPAENFNAERAAAKLRKAMKGTDERAIIDVLVTHSNSQRQEIKRKYKSLYGRDLIEDIKAELGGNFEDLCVALLTPQIVFLSECLYEAVKGIGTDEKSIIEILCTYHNREIEEIRTCFKQRYNKDLEDWVYEDTSGHFRKLLISLLTAEREETNEIDFDLAELDAQRLFDSGVGQIGVDREVFTNILCSRSPSQLQATLEAYERIGGHSLSSAIRSEFAGDSEDALLSIVYCIKNKNKYFARQLKECLKGLGTDDTALVRILVSRSEIDLEDIKEAYIKLFKKDLAEDVAEDTSGDYRKALLRILQP; the protein is encoded by the exons GGAACTATAACAccagctgaaaatttcaatgcgGAACGAGCTGCTGCCAAACTTCGGAAAGCAATGAAAG GGACAGATGAAAGAGCTATCATCGATGTACTAGTTACACATTCAAATTCTCAGAGGCAAGAAATCAAGCGAAAATACAAAAGTTTATATGGAAGG gACCTCATAGAAGATATAAAAGCAGAGCTCGGAGGAAATTTCGAAGATCTTTGTGTAGCATTGCTGACACCCCAGATTGTGTTTCTATCAGAGTGTTTGTACGAAGCTGTGAAG gGAATTGGTACTGATGAAAAGTCAATCATTGAAATTCTCTGCACATATCACAATAGG gaaATCGAAGAAATAAGAACATGCTTCAAACaaa ggtACAACAAAGATCTGGAAGATTGGGTATATGAGGACACCAGTGGACATTTTCGAAAGCTTCTTATATCTTTATTGACAGCCGAGAGGGAGGAAACCAACGAAATCGATTTTGACTTAGCAGAACTAGATGCACAAAGGTTGTTTGAT AGTGGTGTAGGTCAGATTGGTGTCGACAGAGAAGTATTCACCAATATCCTATGCTCCAGAAGTCCGTCTCAACTGCAAGCTACACTTGAAGCTTACGAGCGGATTGGTGGCCACTCATTAAGCTCGGCTATAAGGTCAGAATTTGCAGGAGATTCAGAAGACGCATTACTGTCAATAG TGTATTGCATCAAGaataagaataaatattttgcaaggcAACTGAAGGAATGCTTGAAAGGCCTTGGAACGGACGATACAGCATTAGTTCGAATATTAGTTTCAAGATCAGAG ATTGATCTGGAAGATATCAAAGAAGCATACATTAAGTTGTTCAAAAAAGACTTGGCCGAAGATGTGGCAGAAGACACAAGCGGAGATTACCGAAAAGCCTTACTTCGTATACTCCAACCTTAA
- the LOC129217384 gene encoding annexin A7-like isoform X4 — protein MGTITPAENFNAERAAAKLRKAMKGTDERAIIDVLVTHSNSQRQEIKRKYKSLYGRDLIEDIKAELGGNFEDLCVALLTPQIVFLSECLYEAVKGIGTDEKSIIEILCTYHNREIEEIRTCFKQRYNKDLEDWVYEDTSGHFRKLLISLLTAEREETNEIDFDLAELDAQRLFDSGVGQIGVDREVFTNILCSRSPSQLQATLEAYERIGGHSLSSAIRSEFAGDSEDALLSIVYCIKNKNKYFARQLKECLKGLGTDDTALVRILVSRSEIDLEDIKEAYIKLFKKDLAEDVAEDTSGDYRKALLRILQP, from the exons GGAACTATAACAccagctgaaaatttcaatgcgGAACGAGCTGCTGCCAAACTTCGGAAAGCAATGAAAG GGACAGATGAAAGAGCTATCATCGATGTACTAGTTACACATTCAAATTCTCAGAGGCAAGAAATCAAGCGAAAATACAAAAGTTTATATGGAAGG gACCTCATAGAAGATATAAAAGCAGAGCTCGGAGGAAATTTCGAAGATCTTTGTGTAGCATTGCTGACACCCCAGATTGTGTTTCTATCAGAGTGTTTGTACGAAGCTGTGAAG gGAATTGGTACTGATGAAAAGTCAATCATTGAAATTCTCTGCACATATCACAATAGG gaaATCGAAGAAATAAGAACATGCTTCAAACaaa ggtACAACAAAGATCTGGAAGATTGGGTATATGAGGACACCAGTGGACATTTTCGAAAGCTTCTTATATCTTTATTGACAGCCGAGAGGGAGGAAACCAACGAAATCGATTTTGACTTAGCAGAACTAGATGCACAAAGGTTGTTTGAT AGTGGTGTAGGTCAGATTGGTGTCGACAGAGAAGTATTCACCAATATCCTATGCTCCAGAAGTCCGTCTCAACTGCAAGCTACACTTGAAGCTTACGAGCGGATTGGTGGCCACTCATTAAGCTCGGCTATAAGGTCAGAATTTGCAGGAGATTCAGAAGACGCATTACTGTCAATAG TGTATTGCATCAAGaataagaataaatattttgcaaggcAACTGAAGGAATGCTTGAAAGGCCTTGGAACGGACGATACAGCATTAGTTCGAATATTAGTTTCAAGATCAGAG ATTGATCTGGAAGATATCAAAGAAGCATACATTAAGTTGTTCAAAAAAGACTTGGCCGAAGATGTGGCAGAAGACACAAGCGGAGATTACCGAAAAGCCTTACTTCGTATACTCCAACCTTAA
- the LOC129217384 gene encoding annexin A7-like isoform X3: MGTITPAENFNAERAAAKLRKAMKGIGTDERAIIDVLVTHSNSQRQEIKRKYKSLYGRDLIEDIKAELGGNFEDLCVALLTPQIVFLSECLYEAVKGIGTDEKSIIEILCTYHNREIEEIRTCFKQRYNKDLEDWVYEDTSGHFRKLLISLLTAEREETNEIDFDLAELDAQRLFDSGVGQIGVDREVFTNILCSRSPSQLQATLEAYERIGGHSLSSAIRSEFAGDSEDALLSIVYCIKNKNKYFARQLKECLKGLGTDDTALVRILVSRSEIDLEDIKEAYIKLFKKDLAEDVAEDTSGDYRKALLRILQP; the protein is encoded by the exons GGAACTATAACAccagctgaaaatttcaatgcgGAACGAGCTGCTGCCAAACTTCGGAAAGCAATGAAAGGTATAG GGACAGATGAAAGAGCTATCATCGATGTACTAGTTACACATTCAAATTCTCAGAGGCAAGAAATCAAGCGAAAATACAAAAGTTTATATGGAAGG gACCTCATAGAAGATATAAAAGCAGAGCTCGGAGGAAATTTCGAAGATCTTTGTGTAGCATTGCTGACACCCCAGATTGTGTTTCTATCAGAGTGTTTGTACGAAGCTGTGAAG gGAATTGGTACTGATGAAAAGTCAATCATTGAAATTCTCTGCACATATCACAATAGG gaaATCGAAGAAATAAGAACATGCTTCAAACaaa ggtACAACAAAGATCTGGAAGATTGGGTATATGAGGACACCAGTGGACATTTTCGAAAGCTTCTTATATCTTTATTGACAGCCGAGAGGGAGGAAACCAACGAAATCGATTTTGACTTAGCAGAACTAGATGCACAAAGGTTGTTTGAT AGTGGTGTAGGTCAGATTGGTGTCGACAGAGAAGTATTCACCAATATCCTATGCTCCAGAAGTCCGTCTCAACTGCAAGCTACACTTGAAGCTTACGAGCGGATTGGTGGCCACTCATTAAGCTCGGCTATAAGGTCAGAATTTGCAGGAGATTCAGAAGACGCATTACTGTCAATAG TGTATTGCATCAAGaataagaataaatattttgcaaggcAACTGAAGGAATGCTTGAAAGGCCTTGGAACGGACGATACAGCATTAGTTCGAATATTAGTTTCAAGATCAGAG ATTGATCTGGAAGATATCAAAGAAGCATACATTAAGTTGTTCAAAAAAGACTTGGCCGAAGATGTGGCAGAAGACACAAGCGGAGATTACCGAAAAGCCTTACTTCGTATACTCCAACCTTAA